One segment of Vagococcus martis DNA contains the following:
- a CDS encoding YkuJ family protein has product MKSSQLAAIIKRLNAMVESSDNEVQVRRFEREGQERCIVTFDGNSEMFELTEAGSQEVYQFDDIDLVTLEIFELLQD; this is encoded by the coding sequence ATGAAAAGTTCACAGTTAGCAGCAATTATTAAACGATTGAATGCAATGGTGGAATCTAGCGACAATGAGGTACAAGTTCGTCGGTTTGAAAGAGAAGGACAAGAGCGATGCATCGTGACGTTTGATGGGAATAGTGAGATGTTTGAATTAACAGAAGCAGGTTCTCAAGAAGTCTATCAATTTGATGACATTGATTTAGTCACTTTAGAAATTTTTGAATTATTACAAGACTAA
- a CDS encoding NAD(P)-dependent oxidoreductase, translating into METIGFIGTGVMGASIVKHLLKAGCSVNVYNRTKSKTDELVKEGAIWQDTPKDVTDKSDVIFSMVGYPKDVEEIYYGENGVFSGKVDGKIVIDMTTSTPSLAKKIEETALELGAESLDAPVSGGDLGAKNGTLTTMVGGKKEVYDKVESILNVFSSKANLQGKAGSGQHTKMANQIMIAGTMTGMTELLVYAKAAGLDLEKVLDTVGGGSAANWSLANYAPRILKEDFTPGFFAKHFLKDLNIALEEAEKMSIELPATKEARNLYQALVDQGFENDGTQALIKLWWDI; encoded by the coding sequence ATGGAAACAATCGGATTTATCGGAACAGGTGTCATGGGAGCATCAATCGTTAAGCATTTACTAAAAGCAGGCTGTTCAGTCAACGTATACAATCGTACAAAATCAAAAACAGATGAATTGGTTAAAGAAGGTGCTATCTGGCAAGATACACCAAAAGACGTGACAGATAAAAGTGACGTTATTTTTTCAATGGTTGGTTATCCAAAAGATGTTGAAGAGATTTATTATGGAGAAAATGGTGTGTTCTCAGGAAAAGTAGATGGAAAAATTGTAATAGATATGACGACTAGTACACCATCTTTAGCTAAAAAAATTGAAGAAACTGCGTTGGAACTTGGAGCTGAAAGTTTGGATGCGCCAGTATCAGGAGGGGACTTAGGAGCTAAAAACGGTACTCTAACTACTATGGTTGGTGGTAAGAAAGAAGTTTATGACAAAGTTGAGTCGATACTGAATGTTTTCAGTAGTAAAGCAAATTTACAAGGTAAAGCTGGAAGTGGTCAACATACTAAAATGGCAAACCAAATCATGATTGCAGGGACTATGACAGGTATGACAGAATTATTGGTTTATGCTAAGGCAGCAGGATTAGACCTAGAAAAAGTATTGGATACAGTTGGTGGGGGAAGTGCAGCTAACTGGTCTTTAGCAAACTATGCACCAAGAATTTTAAAAGAAGATTTTACGCCAGGATTTTTTGCGAAACACTTTTTAAAAGATTTAAATATTGCATTAGAAGAAGCTGAGAAAATGTCAATTGAATTACCTGCGACAAAAGAAGCTAGAAACCTTTATCAGGCATTGGTTGACCAAGGTTTTGAAAACGATGGAACACAAGCGTTGATTAAACTTTGGTGGGATATTTAA
- a CDS encoding lysylphosphatidylglycerol synthase transmembrane domain-containing protein: MTKKNRWYLILAVILGLIVIGNEMKKVSLKDMAAEFSSINWWWIVVSILCVLVYWGIEAKIVQVLLKRSNPSFSFSTSYRIPLIEHLFNAITPFSTGGQPAQIIAMAKFGVDTGVATSVSLMKFVVYQVWVVINFLICLIGGYGFLSNSLSKLKILILLSFIIHFVIVIGLLMIMYWYSFTRKLVEIIFKGIQLFAKGEKIDALYQKTIEKMDTFYEESRYMREQPILMLKVSILTVLQLGSYYVIPYFILYGLGIKGMSIFHVVVLHAFITMLISLFPVPGGTGGAEYSFSLLFGTFTLSQSKLVLAIFLWRGVTYYLGIILGLVALTFRQNGQPKVKKRANLETSE, from the coding sequence ATGACCAAAAAAAATAGGTGGTACCTAATATTAGCGGTCATTTTAGGTCTAATAGTAATTGGAAACGAAATGAAAAAGGTCAGCTTAAAAGATATGGCAGCAGAGTTTTCTAGTATAAATTGGTGGTGGATAGTTGTTTCTATCTTATGTGTCCTTGTTTATTGGGGGATAGAAGCTAAAATAGTGCAGGTGTTGTTAAAAAGAAGCAATCCGTCATTTAGCTTTTCAACAAGCTATCGAATCCCATTGATTGAACATTTATTCAATGCGATTACCCCTTTTTCTACCGGCGGACAACCAGCACAAATTATAGCAATGGCTAAATTTGGTGTTGATACAGGAGTTGCAACATCAGTCAGTTTAATGAAATTTGTTGTGTATCAAGTTTGGGTCGTAATTAATTTTTTAATATGTTTGATAGGTGGCTATGGTTTTTTATCCAATAGTTTATCAAAATTAAAGATACTTATTTTATTAAGTTTCATTATTCATTTTGTGATTGTGATTGGTTTATTAATGATTATGTATTGGTATTCATTTACTAGAAAATTAGTAGAGATCATATTTAAAGGTATTCAACTGTTTGCGAAGGGTGAAAAAATTGATGCACTCTATCAGAAAACCATTGAAAAAATGGATACATTTTATGAAGAAAGTCGTTATATGAGAGAGCAACCTATATTAATGTTAAAAGTAAGCATACTGACTGTGTTACAGTTAGGGTCTTATTATGTTATTCCATATTTTATTTTATATGGTTTAGGTATTAAAGGAATGAGTATTTTTCATGTGGTTGTGCTTCATGCGTTTATTACTATGCTGATATCGTTATTTCCTGTCCCAGGAGGAACTGGTGGGGCTGAATATAGTTTTAGTTTATTATTTGGAACCTTTACCTTATCTCAAAGTAAGTTAGTGTTAGCTATTTTTCTTTGGCGAGGGGTCACCTATTATTTAGGAATTATTCTAGGATTGGTAGCATTAACCTTCCGTCAGAATGGACAACCTAAAGTTAAGAAACGTGCCAATCTAGAAACATCCGAGTGA
- a CDS encoding glycosyltransferase family 4 protein, translating into MKIGFFTDTYFPQVSGVSTSIKTLKDELEKLGHDVYIFTTTDPDAKEVESRIIRMPSIPFVSFKDRRVVIRGMLYAYHIAKEIDLDIVHTHTEFGVGVLGKQTAKALNIPVVHTYHTMYEDYLHYIAKGKVLKPVHVKQLSKLYTNHMSGIICPSQRVVTKLKEYGIERPMSVIPTGINVSQFKPVEEKLINEVKEQYQINSDECLLLSVSRISYEKNIQTIISGLSKVVEELPYVKLLVVGDGPFKSKLEKQVEELSLTDYVIFAGEIPNKDIAPFYQAADYFVSASDSETQGLTYTEAMAAKTKVVAKGNEYLDDLFNDKSLGVTYADNVDFADTLIDYIREDIVSDQEVLKDKLYDISSEAFGKKVEDFYQKALIYFEERHQGYEEDSSIYSLKLFKK; encoded by the coding sequence ACATATTTTCCTCAAGTTAGTGGAGTATCGACTTCAATAAAAACACTTAAAGATGAACTTGAGAAATTAGGGCATGACGTGTATATTTTCACCACAACAGATCCCGATGCAAAAGAAGTAGAATCAAGAATCATACGAATGCCTAGTATTCCGTTTGTTTCATTTAAAGATAGGCGTGTTGTGATAAGGGGAATGTTGTATGCCTATCATATTGCTAAAGAAATCGACTTAGATATTGTTCACACGCATACAGAATTTGGAGTGGGAGTCTTAGGTAAACAAACAGCTAAAGCGTTAAATATTCCTGTCGTTCACACATATCATACTATGTATGAAGATTATCTACATTATATAGCGAAGGGGAAAGTATTGAAACCCGTACATGTTAAGCAATTATCGAAATTATATACTAATCATATGTCAGGTATTATTTGCCCTAGTCAACGTGTGGTAACTAAATTAAAAGAGTATGGAATAGAACGTCCGATGTCTGTTATCCCGACTGGAATAAACGTGTCACAATTTAAACCAGTAGAGGAAAAATTAATTAACGAAGTAAAAGAGCAGTATCAGATAAATTCTGACGAATGTTTATTACTTTCTGTGAGCCGTATATCTTATGAGAAAAATATTCAAACTATTATAAGTGGCTTATCCAAGGTCGTGGAAGAATTACCATATGTAAAACTTTTAGTTGTTGGTGATGGACCATTTAAGAGTAAACTAGAAAAACAAGTGGAAGAGTTATCACTCACAGATTATGTCATTTTTGCAGGCGAGATTCCTAATAAAGATATTGCACCATTTTATCAGGCTGCTGATTATTTTGTCAGTGCCTCAGACTCTGAAACTCAAGGATTGACTTATACAGAAGCTATGGCAGCGAAAACAAAAGTTGTAGCAAAAGGAAATGAATATTTAGATGATTTATTTAATGATAAAAGTTTAGGTGTCACTTATGCCGATAATGTCGATTTTGCTGATACACTAATTGATTATATAAGAGAAGACATTGTATCAGATCAAGAAGTATTAAAAGATAAATTATACGATATTTCAAGCGAGGCATTTGGTAAAAAAGTTGAAGACTTTTATCAGAAAGCACTTATATATTTTGAAGAAAGACATCAAGGTTATGAAGAAGATAGTAGCATCTATTCATTAAAATTATTTAAAAAGTAG